The nucleotide window ACTGAGTTCCGTCATTCTGCGGTGCCGGGAGAACGCTGTTCATACCGCCTTTGCCTGATACAATATGTGGTGTCACGAACGAATACCCCGGGTTCTCGGGAGGTGCGATGGACGGGCATATGCAGAGCATGAGCAGGATTGTCGGAGTCGGTATTCTGTTGTTCCTTTGGTTCAGCGGTGCCGCTCCGGGCGTTGCGGAAACGGAGCCTGCACAACGGCAGAGAGCCAACACTCAAGTATCGCAGCCGGCCGCAGTGCCGGTCAGCATTCTCAGTATCATACCGGTCCAGGCTGAACCGCAGGCGCGGGTAATGCTGTTCGGCTCCGGCTTTGGAGAGTCTGCCACCGTTTTTCTGGGGGGCACCGAGATCCCGGCGAAGATCACCGATGGTCGTCAGGCCGAATTCAACATCCCCCCCCAACTGGAACCCGGGCTGTACGCCCTGTATCTCAAGCGGTCCGATGGAAATATCGGGCGGCCATACAACTTCACGGTTCTGCCGCTCCGTCCTGTCCTGAGCGGGCTCACGCCCGACCAGATCAACTCCTGCGCCCAGGGCAGAGAGCGTGAGGTAACGGCACTGGGCCGGAATTTCACGGAACGCTCCCAGCTGTTCTTCGACGGCGCCGCCATCAGAAGCCGCTTCATTTCGCCCGGGGAGATCGTATTTTCCGTGCCGCAGGTGGCAGGGGGGCTGCACCACGTCATGGTGAAGGATACGCCGGAAAATGCCTCGGTAACGCAGGGGCTGACAATCGAGACCCGGCCGGAGATCACGCAGGTGACGGTGGGGACCGAATATGTCAATTATTACGAATTGCTGGTAGAAGGAAGAAACTTCAACCAGGATTCTTCGATCTATGTGGATGGCCAGCGCATCGGCGGTCCGAGCCGTCAGGAGAGCGGAGAGCGTGAGAGGGTGATCTATATCGACTGCGGTCACCTTGTCTATCTGAGATTTCCCTATTCGCCGGTCAACAAGGATTTCCGCCTTCAGGTGGTGAGCCGCAACGGGGAGGGGAGCCAGGTTGTGACCGTCACCGCCCCGTAATTGCTTTATATTCAACGGTTTACGTCTGCAGCACACGAGGTCGCATCCTGATACAACAACGTCAGGTATGCGGCCTTTGTCGTTCTAACCACGCAGCCCTCAAAAAACACCCTCTGTAAAATTAAACAGTGACAATTTTATGAGATTAATGTAGGTGTTGGCCCCATACGAGAACGTCAGATAGTTGGGGGCCCTATGCAAAACAGAAATAATGGAGCATCGATCTCTGTCCCGTCACCGTTACCTGCTGTTCGACCGCATTCAAGTACAATCCCGCCAACCAAAAGCACGACTCACAAAATCCTGATTCGGACTGCCCTTGTTTGCGGGCTTTTCACGGCGCCGGCCATCATCCATGCCCTTGAGCAATGCCGGGTCGTGGGTCCGCACGACGGCTGCATTGCAGTCTGGGAGGCCGATAATGCCCCCGTTGCCCCCGGAAAACTACCCGTAGCTGTTTCAAATCATATCCTGGTGACGGACCGGGAGGACAACACCTATGACTATGCCGAGTTGGAGTTCGGCATGGTCAGGAAGACCGCAATGCCTTCCATCGAGATCATCGAAGAGCACGGAAAGGACAAGGTGTCCTACGGAACGCTCCAGCCGCGGTGGAGCGGTGCGATGAAGGAT belongs to Geobacter sp. SVR and includes:
- a CDS encoding IPT/TIG domain-containing protein, which gives rise to MDGHMQSMSRIVGVGILLFLWFSGAAPGVAETEPAQRQRANTQVSQPAAVPVSILSIIPVQAEPQARVMLFGSGFGESATVFLGGTEIPAKITDGRQAEFNIPPQLEPGLYALYLKRSDGNIGRPYNFTVLPLRPVLSGLTPDQINSCAQGREREVTALGRNFTERSQLFFDGAAIRSRFISPGEIVFSVPQVAGGLHHVMVKDTPENASVTQGLTIETRPEITQVTVGTEYVNYYELLVEGRNFNQDSSIYVDGQRIGGPSRQESGERERVIYIDCGHLVYLRFPYSPVNKDFRLQVVSRNGEGSQVVTVTAP